The Mercurialis annua linkage group LG8, ddMerAnnu1.2, whole genome shotgun sequence genome window below encodes:
- the LOC126661744 gene encoding cell wall protein RBR3-like — translation MSQIEVEGEQPVIPTAPPATSSLSTPSSFGVSSLTAAASLPPSSFSPATAVSPSSSSLAAALLPSSSSVAAASALSSPAASFPLAAAFSLAAAASSLAAADSSSVPSSNRSSPPADHLSPSSSSGIPQQQVFGGSGQQLTSATARVDDSFPSAAMAAAASSPPAIAADGGLPTSLVAEIVATTPAFNSKTQTSGLVISKATTSGFPPTNTLGKFLLKSKS, via the exons ATGTCACAAATTGAAGTAGAAGGAGAACAACCGGTCATCCCCACCGCACCTCCGGCGACCAGCTCCTTGTCCACGCCCAGCAGCTTTGGCGTGTCATCTCTCACGGCAGCAGCCTCTCTCCCGCCGTCCAGCTTCTCGCCCGCAACTGCTGTCTCGCCGTCCAGCTCCTCGCTGGCAGCTGCTCTCCTGCCGTCCAGCTCCTCGGTAGCAGCAGCTTCTGCTCTTTCATCGCCGGCAGCTTCTTTTCCGCTAGCGGCAGCGTTCTCCTTGGCAGCAGCGGCGTCTTCTTTGGCAGCAGCGGACAGCAGCTCGGTGCCGTCATCAAACCGTTCCTCTCCGCCAGCTGATCACCTCTCACCGTCTAGCAGCAGCGGCATTCCTCAGCAGCAGGTGTTCGGAGGTTCTGGCCAGCAGCTGACTTCGGCGACAGCAAGGGTCGACGATAGCTTCCCCTCGGCAGCCATGGCAGCGGCAGCAAGCTCCCCTCCGGCGATTGCAGCAG ATGGCGGTTTGCCAACCAGCTTGGTGGCGGAAATTGTAGCTACTACACCTGCCTTTAATTCTAAGACACAAACTTCTGGCTTGGTGATTTCAAAAGCAACA